GTCCAAGCCTCTCCGGTGATGGCAGAGAGCGCCTTGCTTATCCCCTCTCGGCTGTAAATTCCTGAGGCAAAACGGCAGATGCCGGTGGAGTCAATGAAGGCGTTAAAATCCTGGGATCTCGCTGAATGGCCATTAAGATGGCAGGCGCCCCGGTTAGCGGTGGCATAACATAGCCCCTGGGTTAGCCGGGTGTGGACATTCCAGGCAGCTAAGGGATGTCCCTTAACCTGAATGGCGAATTCTGCTGTTTTCTCTCCTATCTTCTCTACCAGTGGATTAAGGCCATCAGCGGCGATATCGCCCACTCCTTCCCGGTAGGCTATCTTCTTTATCATCGAGAGCACTGCCTCAACATCTCCCCAGCGGAGGTCGATCCCGTCAAGGAACGCCTTGTCGATCAACCCTTTATCGTATGCCTCCATCAAGAAGCCGATGACATTGCCCGTTGATATCTGGTCAAGTCCATAATCATCGACATCGGCTATCTCCCTCATTAGTCCATCGAGGTTGCTTACCAGGAGATTGGCGCCGAGCATCGTTCCTGTTTCATATTCCGGTCCCTCGGCGATGGTTCCCGCATAACGCCCGGTCCTCACCACCCCGATCTTCTTGCACCCCAAGGGGCAAGCATAGCAGGCGGTATCTCGCACCCAGAGTTCCTCCTCGGCTGCTACTCCACCTATCCTGTCTATTTCGAGGAAGGTCCCCTCGCGATAGTTCTTAACCGCTTGAGTCCCCCGGTCGCTCGAGGAGAGAAGAGCGTAAGCGGTTCCATATCGTCGCCAGCGAGCGGTGGAGGGAGAGGAAGCAAATTTCTTCCGGAGTTCCTCCAATATCTTTAGATATTCCTTGTGGTTAGCTACTGGGGGGAGCTTCTTGCCCCTTACTGCGATCGCCTTGAGCCTTTTCGAGCCCATCACACAACCGACACCAGCCCTCCCTGCTGCCCTTCCCACCGTGTGGATAATGGCAGCATACCTCACCAGATTCTCGCCGGCAGGACCGATATAGCAGGTCTCAAACCCCTCTCCCTTGAGCTCCAGGGGAAGAAGTTCTTCAAGTTCGCTCGCCTTCTTACTCCAGATCCTACCGGCATCCCGAATATCGACCTTGTCTCCATCTATTACCAAATATACCGGGCTACTCGCTCGTCCGGTGATCACGATGGCATCATAGCCGGCGAACCTGATGGCAGGACCGAAGAAACCGCCCATATTGGAATACCCGATGGTGGAGGCGGTTTTGGCTGGTGGTTTCACCGGTGAGGTCATCGGAGATTTGGTTACCACCGTAACCCTGCTCGCCGAAAGGAAGGGGTAGCCGGAAAACGGTCCCGCGGCGAAGATGAGCGGGTTTTCCGGGGAAAGGGGATCTATATAAGGCTTTTTGAGATGGTCCCAAACGATCTTAGTTCCAAGCCCTCTTCCCCCTACAAATTTGAGAGCGTCTTCTTCAGGGAGTTCTTTTTTCTCCACCTTGCCTTGGGTGAGGTCCACCTCGAGGATCACTCCATAGTATCCCTTCATCTCCCCATCTCCCTATTTCCAGAGTAGTACCAGAGTTCAGCAAGTCTCTTTGCTATCTTATCTGGGGAAAGAGCGAAATGACGACCGTCTCCGGTGAAGTGGGTAAGAGCATCATAAGGGCAGTATCTTACGCATTGGGGATCGCCCTCACAGAGGGTGCAAAGGGTGGTCGGTCTTCCTGTTTTTTTATCCTGCTTAATTATCCCTACTCGTTTTTCCTCGCAGGCTCGGGCGCAGTTTCCACAGCCAATGCAACGCTCAGGGTCGTTCTTTATAGCGAGCGTCTTTTCGTCGCGGTAGAGCGCCTTTCTTCCTGTATTTGGGTCTGGCGAGACCGGGCAGGCTTCGATACAGGGGGCATCGGGACATTCGAGACAGCGATTGGGGACATCCACCGGAGGGAAGTTATAGCTTACCACCTTTACCCTTGCTTCTGCCGGGTTTCCTAAACCCAATAGCTCCTCGCCGTCTATTATTACCCGCTCGTTTGCCTGGGAGCAGACCGCCTCACAGGTGCGACAGCCGGTGCATTTGTTGTAGTCCACGATCACTAAGGAATAACGAGGTTTTCCTCCCCCTGTTTCCTGCCTCTCTTCGGCTTTCACCAAGAATCCGCCAAAGGCGAGCGTCCCTGAACCAATGAGTGCTGATTTCACGAATTCTCGCCGGGAGAGGGGGTTTTTAGAGAATTCCGGCACAAATAAACCTCCCCTTCCCACAGCTTTCCTTCCCCATTTTGAGGTTGGTTATATCTAAATCCTTACTTCACCTCTACCTTCTTCGGCGGCTCCTTCTTTGCCTCTGCCCGGGAGACCATCCCCTCGGTTCGAGCTATCTGTGCCTCAAGGGCCGACTTCATCGCAAGGAGGATCTCCTTCTTCGCCTTAAGGAGATGGACGCCCGCATCCCCGAACTGGGCAAAAAGGAGGGAAAGAAGGGGGCAGATGGAGATATACTCCGGAGCCTCTTTCTTTTCAGCCATTCTCATCACCCCCGAGAAAACTTATCCTGAGGGTATCCCCCTCGAACCGAGCCTCGCCTACCTTCATACCGGATAGGCTTCTCGGGAGGAGGATGTTCCTCTTTACATTTTTTATTTGGATTATAAGCTCATCGCCCCGACTGAGGATCTCTATGTCCTCCTTTTTGGCACTGGGAAGCCGGAGGCTCATCATATACCCCTCCTTCGTTTTTTCGTAGATCACCGGTCGCTCCTTGGAGAATATCTCCGCCGGGTCACGGTCGCCGAACATCTCTTTAGCCATTTTGGAGAGGAGTTTTGCTCCGATTATCTCCT
This portion of the Acidobacteriota bacterium genome encodes:
- a CDS encoding 4Fe-4S dicluster domain-containing protein; the encoded protein is MPEFSKNPLSRREFVKSALIGSGTLAFGGFLVKAEERQETGGGKPRYSLVIVDYNKCTGCRTCEAVCSQANERVIIDGEELLGLGNPAEARVKVVSYNFPPVDVPNRCLECPDAPCIEACPVSPDPNTGRKALYRDEKTLAIKNDPERCIGCGNCARACEEKRVGIIKQDKKTGRPTTLCTLCEGDPQCVRYCPYDALTHFTGDGRHFALSPDKIAKRLAELWYYSGNREMGR
- a CDS encoding aldehyde ferredoxin oxidoreductase family protein, which codes for MKGYYGVILEVDLTQGKVEKKELPEEDALKFVGGRGLGTKIVWDHLKKPYIDPLSPENPLIFAAGPFSGYPFLSASRVTVVTKSPMTSPVKPPAKTASTIGYSNMGGFFGPAIRFAGYDAIVITGRASSPVYLVIDGDKVDIRDAGRIWSKKASELEELLPLELKGEGFETCYIGPAGENLVRYAAIIHTVGRAAGRAGVGCVMGSKRLKAIAVRGKKLPPVANHKEYLKILEELRKKFASSPSTARWRRYGTAYALLSSSDRGTQAVKNYREGTFLEIDRIGGVAAEEELWVRDTACYACPLGCKKIGVVRTGRYAGTIAEGPEYETGTMLGANLLVSNLDGLMREIADVDDYGLDQISTGNVIGFLMEAYDKGLIDKAFLDGIDLRWGDVEAVLSMIKKIAYREGVGDIAADGLNPLVEKIGEKTAEFAIQVKGHPLAAWNVHTRLTQGLCYATANRGACHLNGHSARSQDFNAFIDSTGICRFASGIYSREGISKALSAITGEAWTIEDCRKTGERIFNLEKCFNYREGFRREDDEIPERFFTEPLTIGPRKGAVIKRDQFKELLDKYYRERGWDVKTTKPSPAKLRALGLDFIIKGLGD